The window ATGCGACCCGCGAAGCCGTGGCGTATTGCCCGGAGTGCGGAGCCCATACCCAGGGCGCGAAGTTCTGTCCGCAATGCGGGAAGCCACTGCGCCCCAAGAACGAGTGTTCGAAATGTGGCACGAAGTTCGAAGCGGGCACGAAGTTCTGCCCGGAGTGCGGGAACAAGATAGCGTAGCCATGCTTGGACGTTAGAGGAATTGGCGGGATTATGGGCACCATGCGCATCGGCCGCAGATTCCTCTTGCATAGTGGTATCGTTCCGGGCTGGTCCTAGCCACTTCTCATCCTCGCCCGTGGCCGGGATTCTCTATCGTCCACTACGAGGATGTATGAACTGCAGGAGGTCGCAACAGTGGGGGAAAACAAGACCAAGTCAACCAACGCCAGCGTGAGCGCCTACATCGCCTCGCGCGCCAAGAATGAAGAGCAAAAGGCGGACAGCAAGGCGCTGATGTCCCTCTTCAAGAAGATCACAAAGCAGCCGCCCAAGATGTGGGGCCCGAGCATCGTCGGCTACGGCTCGTATCGCTACACCTACGAGAGCGGACGATCTGGGGAGATATTCCTGGCCGGCTTTGCGATTCGCGGCCCGGCGTTCGTGGTCTATGTCAATGCGAAAGGAGCAGCGCAGAAGGCGTTGCTGGCCAAGCTGGGCAAGCACTCGATGGGCAAGTCATGCCTCTACTTCAAGCGGCTGGCCGATCTTGACAAGGCTGTGCTCGAGAAGCTTATTTCGAACTCGATTGCCGCCGTGAAAGAGCAGTATGCCGGCACGGGCGCCGCGGGAAAGAGAGGCGCATGAATCAAACTGCCCCACTACCTTACCGGCGGGTCCGTTTGACCGCCGCCCCGCAAGCACGTTAGAATCAAATGGTTTGCCGGTAGTGCCAATCCCTCTAAGCAAGCGCCCGTCCCGCATCTGAGGGGCGGAGAGGCGATTCCAGCGCATCCCATCGGGGACGTTCAACGGAGGAAGCATCATGTACGCGGTCATTCGTGCGGGCGGGAAACAGTATCGGGTAGCGCCCGGCGACGTCATCCGGGTGGAGCGGGCGGGCCACAAGAACGGCCGGCTGGAGTTCGACGTGCTCGCCGTCTCGGCGGCCGAGGGCCAGATTTCGCGCGGCAACGGCGCCAGCGTGGTGGGCCAGGTAGTGGAAGAGGGCCGCGGCGCCAAGGTCATGGTCTTCCACTACAAGCGCAAGAAGCAATACAAGAAGTTGGCCGGACATCGGCAGCCGTTCACGGCGGTGCGCATCACCGAGATCGCGTTCGAAGGGCAGAAGTTCACCGCGCCCGAGCTTCCGGAAAAGAAAGTGAAGGCTCCGAAACCCAAGCCGGAAACGGTTCCGGCGGTGGAAGCGGAAGCCACTCCGGCTGCGAAGAAAGCCGAGCACAAGGCGAAAGCCAAGAAGGAAGCCAAGCCCAAGGCCGAAGCGCACGAGAAGAAGGCCGCCGCGCCCAAGGCAGCCGCAAAGCACAAGGCGTCCAAGCCGGCGGACAAAGGTAAGAAGAAGAAGTAAGTTGCCCTCAGGGGCTGAAGCCCCGGTCTATTGGGTGGCGCTTGACGGCGCGGCTAGAAGCCGCGCCCTTTCAAAGACGGGTTTTCTGAGAACGGACAACTGAGAACTGAGAACTAGCCATGGCACACAAAAAGGGACTGGGAAGTTCACGGAACGGCCGCGATTCCAACTCGCAGCGGCTGGGTGTGAAGGCGTTCGGCGGGCAACTGGTGTCCGGCGGCACCATCATCGTGCGGCAGCGGGGCACGCGCATCAAGCCGGGGCTGAACGTGGGCCGCGGCAAGGACGATACCCTGTTCGCCAAGATCACCGGGGTCATCAAGTTCCAGGACAAAGGCTCGATGGGGCGCTACGTCACGGTGGTCCCGGTGGATGAGCCGGCCAAGGCGTAGGGTTTCGCCACAGAGACACAGAGGCACAGAGAAATCTGTGCCTTTTTTGCTTTTCAAGAGCAGCCACGGATTCACACGGATGAACACGGAATTGCTCGCTTCCGCCACCGTGCTGGGCTACTTTCGGCGCGCCCCTATGGGGCTTGCGCGACCTCGCATTGCGAGGTCGCGGATGACAAGCTAGTGGGAGAGCAGGGTCGGCACGAGTGAACCGTGCTCTGATACAAATCAAGCTGTGGCATTCAAGAGTCCATGTTCTCCGTGCCTCTGTGTCTCCGTGGTGAACTGGCCACTGACCACTAGCCACTGACCACTGATGTTCATCGACGAAGCCAAAATCCGGGTGAAAGCGGGCGACGGAGGCAACGGCTGCGTGGCCTTCCGGCGGGAGAAGTTCGTGCCCCGCGGCGGGCCTTCGGGCGGCGATGGCGGCAAGGGCGGCGACGTCTATCTGGAATCCTCCGAGCGCCACAACACGCTGGTGCACTTCCGCTTCAATCCGGAATACAAAGCCGAACGCGGGCGGCACGGCGAAGGCTCGAACAAAACCGGTCGCGACGGAGCCGACATCGTGCTGAAAGTGCCGGTGGGTACCGTCGTCTACGACGAGGACACGGGCGAGCGCGTGCACGACTTCGCACGCGCCGACGAGCGCATCTGCATCGCCCGCGGCGGACGCGGCGGGCGCGGCAATGCCCGCTTCGCCACTTCGACCCACCAGGCGCCGCGCGAGTCCGAGCCCGGGCGTCCCGGAGAAGAGCGCCATCTGCGCCTGGAGCTGAAGCTGCTGGCGGACGTGGGGCTGGTGGGCTATCCCAACGTGGGCAAGTCCACGCTGATCTCGCGCATCTCGGCGGCGCGGCCCAAGATCGCCGACTACCCGTTCACCACCCTCCAGCCCAACCTGGGCGTGGTGGCGGTGGGCGAGGCGGCGGAAATGTTCAGCTTCGTGGTCGCTGATATTCCCGGGCTCATCGAAGGTGCGCACGCAGGCGCCGGCCTGGGCACGCAGTTCCTGAAGCACATCGAGCGCACGCGCCTGCTGGTGCACCTGGTGGACGTGAGCGAGGCGAGCGGCCGCCCCGATCCGGTGGAAGATTTCAACGTCATCATGAACGAGCTGGAGAGCTTCGGCGCGGGCCTGGAGCGGAAGCCCATGATGGTGGTGGCGTCGAAGCTGGACATCGCCGACCGCAAGTCACGCGACTCGAAGCTCGCCCGCCTGCGCCGCCACGCCCGGAAGCTCAAGCTCGAGTTCCATGCCATTTCCGCCGTGGCCGGCGAAGGGATCGACGAGCTCAAGTATGCGATGGCCGAGCGTGTGCGCCGGTTGCGCTCCCGGGTGACGGCTCTCGCCGCGGATTCACGCGGATAGACGCGGATTCTCTGTGTTCCTCCGTGTCCTCTGTGGTTAAACTCACGACAGTGCGAATTGCCCTTTTCGGCGGGACGTTTGACCCGGTGCACCGCGGACACTTGGCGGTTGCGCGCGCGGCCATTCGGCGCTATCGGCTGGACCGGGTGCTGTTCGCGCCCGCTGACCTGCCGCCGCACAAACTCAAGCGTCCGCTCACGCCTTTTTTCCATCGCCTGGCGATGCTGGCGCTGGCGGTTTCCGGAGAAGGCCGTTTCGTGGTCTCGGCGGTGGATGCGGCCGGCAAGCGCACGCGCGCCAGCTACTCCATCGAGACGGTACGCCGGCTGAAGCGGCGCCTGGGCAAGCGCGACCGCCTGTTCTTCCTCATCGGCATGGATGCCTTCAAGGACATCGCCACCTGGTACCGGCCGGAGGCGCTGCTCAAAGAGTGCGACTTCATCGTCGCCAGCCGGCCGGGATTCTCGTTGAAAGACGCGTTCGACGCTTTACCCCTCCGCCTGAAGCCCAAGGCGATCGTCGATCGCAAGCGCCACGCTATCGCGTTGGGAAAGACCACGGTGTACCTGATGGGCGGCGTGCGCGTGCCCGTCTCCGCCACTGAGGTGCGGGCGGCGGCGCGGCGGGGGAAGTCGCTCGCGACGCTGGTGCCGGCGCGCGTTGCGGCGTACATCCGCCGGGCCGGTCTTTACAAACGTTAGCCACGGATTTGCACGGATAAACACGGATTCCAGAAGCTCACCACTGAGGTCACCCTTCGGCCTCGCTCAGGGCGGGCTCCGGCAACGCGAAGGACCAGCCCTGGTGGAGTTTGCATCCGTGTAATCCGTGTTCATCCGTGGCAAGGCACTTCTCGCTGACGCGCGGCCACGCCGTCCAGTCGCTCACGCTATACTGGTCACGCCCACATATACACGAATGAGCACCGCGCAGATCCGCCGCCAGGTCGCCCAAGCCATCGCCGCCTGCCAATCGAAGAAAGCTGAAAACCTCACCGTGCTGCAGATGGACGCTGCGGCGTCGGCCTTCACCGACTATTTCGTTTTGTGCACGGGGCTGAACCCGCGCCAGATCCAGGCCATCTCGGACGAAGTGGAAGAAAAGCTGGAGAAAGCGGGGCTGCGGCCCACGCACGTCGAGGGCTACCACCAGGCCGAGTGGGTGCTGCTGGACTACGTGGACTTCGTGGTGCACGTGTTCAGCGAGCGGGCGCGCAACTACTACGACCTGGAGCGGCTGTGGAAGTCGGCGCGGCGGCTGGACCCGGCGACGCTGAAGGTCGCTGTGCCGCGGGCTCGTACCGGGGCGCGTCGTGCGGCGAAGCCGCGCAAAACGGTAAGCCGCCGGAGGCGCTGATCGCCATGCCGCGCGACGGCAGGAGCGCCGGCGCTTCGGAGATCCTGCACACCTGGATCGCCGCCGATCCGAAATCCGTACGCCTGCTGGAGCAGGTGAAGCGCGTGGCGGCGAGTTCCTCCACCGTCCTCATCCGCGGCGAGAGCGGCACAGGCAAGGACCTGCTGGCCACGCTGCTGCACTATCTTTCTGCGGGGCGCGCGGAGCCCCTGGTGAAGATCGATTGCGCCAGCCTGCCGCCGGAGCTGGTGGAGAGCGAACTGTTCGGCTACGAGCGCGGAGCTTTCACCGGGGCCACGCAGATGAAGCGCGGGCGGCTGGAAATGGCCGGCGCCGGCAGCATCGTGCTCGATGAAGTGGCGGCGCTGCCGCTGGCCGTGCAGGCCAAGATCCTGCGGGCCGTGGAGGAAAAACGCTGCGAGCGCCTCGGCGGCGACCGCCCCCTCCGCCTCGCCGCCCGTATCATCGCGCTTACCAGCGCCGACTTGGAGCATGCCGTCGCGCGGCACAGCTTCCGCGAAGACCTGTTCTACCGCTTGAACGTGATCCCGCTGGTTATTCCGCCGTTGCGCGAGCGGCCGGCGGACATCCGTCCGCTCGCTCTGCATTTCCTGAAGGCGCTGGCCGAGACCCATCGCCGTGCCGGGATGCGCCTGGCACCGGCGACCCTGCACACCTTCGAACGGTATAGCTTCCCCGGCAACGTGCGCGAGTTGCGCAACCTGATCGAGCGCGCGGTGGTCTATGGAACTGCTCCCGAGATTCAGCCGGAAGATCTGCCTGCCACCGTGCGCGAAGGCCGGGAGCGCCGCATGACGCTCGCAGAGATGGAGCGCGCCTATATCGCGGAAGTCTTGGACGCGGTGCGAGGGAAAAAGTCGAAGGCGGCGGAGATCCTGGGCATCAGCCGGAAGACTCTGTTGGAAAAGCGGAAGAAGTACGGGCTGGATTGAAACTGCTTGGCCGCGAATCAACGCGGATGACACGGATCTTATTTCGTGGATGATCTCATCAATCTCCGTGCCTCCGTGTCTCCGTGGTGAGGTGTTGCTTCGCCTCCCACGGCCCCAGCGTGCGGATATAAGCGTCCACGGTCTCGAGCTGAGCGAGCTCGATGCGGCAGCCGGCTTGCTCGGAGATTTCCTGCAACGCAGTCTCGAGCGCTACCGTGTGCAGCGAGTCGAACAGCGATTCATCCACCACGCTGCCTTCCCACAGACGGTCGTCCGGCCGCAGCAGTGTGCGCGGCACGCCGGTGGCCCGCTCCAGGTCCTCCAGCAGCTTGAACACGACTTCTTTTGGCAGCCCGGAACTCTGGTAGTAGGTCGCGAAGAAGGCTTCCGGCGATAACGGGGAGCGTCGCCGGATGCCCGCCGTGCGGCGCCGCTGCGCCACGAGGTTCCACAGCCAGGCGCCGGAGATGGCCAGCGGCACCACCACCATGACCACCAGCCCGACCTTGAGCAGGGTCTCCATGGGCGATTTCGGGAGAGGCTCGATTTTACGCGGCCGCGCGGCTCTGCGTCTTGGCAAGCCGGGCTGGTAGCATAGTGCGTCTCCCAAAGACTGAGAACTGAGAACCGGGAACTGAGAACTGCGTGTGAAGCTCCACATCGCCTGGATCGGGAAGACGAAAGAAAGCGCCATCCGCGCGCTGACCGAGGAGTATCTGAAGCGGCTGGGACGCTACACGCCCACCGAGCCCCATGAGCTGGCCGACGAAGCCGCGCTGCTCAAGCTGGTGGAAAAATCCAGCGGGCGCACACGGCCGACGTTCGTGGTGCTGGACGAGAAAGGGCGGCAGTTCACCTCCCAGGACTTCGCCGACCTGCTGCGCGACCAGCAGCAGCGCGGCGCCCAGAACCTGATCTTCGCCGTCGGCCCGGCCGACGGGTTCGCTCACAACACGCGCCACGTCGCCGACCTCGTGGTCTCCTTCGGCAAGATCACCCTGGCACACGAACTGGCGCGCGTCGTCCTGCTCGAACAACTCTACCGGGGATTTACAATCCTGCATGGGCATCCGTACCACAGAAGCAGTGGCTAGTGGTCAGTGGCCAGTGGCAGGCAAAATCCTCTCGAAAAACGAAAAACGAGAAACGGGAAACGAGGAACCGGCGTCATGGCTGACGTTCGCCGCGGTCTGATCATCGTGCATACCGGTCCCGGCAAGGGCAAGACCACCGCCGCCATGGGGACCGCCTTGCGTGCCGTCGGCCAGGGCATGAAAGTCCTGATGCTGCAGTTTCTGAAGGGCTCGTGGCACTACGGCGAGCTGGATGCCGTGCAGGCCTTCGGCGACAAGTTCGTGATGAAGCAGATGGGCCGTGGCTTTGTGAAGGTGGGTGGCGCCGAGCCTGACCCGGAAGACGTGCGCATGGTGGCCGAGGCCTGGGCGGAGGCGGAGAAGGCCATTCTCTCGGGCGACTGGGATTTGGTGATCCTGGACGAGATCAACTACGCCATCAGCTACGGCATGCTCGACCCGGCAAAAGTCGTGGAAACACTGAAAAAGAAGCCGGAGATGGTGCACGTCATCTTGACGGGGCGTAACGCGCATCCGACAATCGTCGAGCTGGCCGACACCGTCACCGAGATGCGCCAGGTCAAGCATGCCTACGAGAAGGGCGTGATGGCGCAGCGGGGCATAGAATACTGAGTACCGAGTGGCAAGTTGCGGGTACAGAGTTCGCGGTGACGGCTTTGCTTTTGCAGTTTAATGGCAACTAACCACTGACCCCTGGCAACCGCCGGCTATTGAGTACGGATTTCATGGTG of the Terriglobales bacterium genome contains:
- a CDS encoding DUF1801 domain-containing protein gives rise to the protein MYELQEVATVGENKTKSTNASVSAYIASRAKNEEQKADSKALMSLFKKITKQPPKMWGPSIVGYGSYRYTYESGRSGEIFLAGFAIRGPAFVVYVNAKGAAQKALLAKLGKHSMGKSCLYFKRLADLDKAVLEKLISNSIAAVKEQYAGTGAAGKRGA
- the rplU gene encoding 50S ribosomal protein L21; protein product: MYAVIRAGGKQYRVAPGDVIRVERAGHKNGRLEFDVLAVSAAEGQISRGNGASVVGQVVEEGRGAKVMVFHYKRKKQYKKLAGHRQPFTAVRITEIAFEGQKFTAPELPEKKVKAPKPKPETVPAVEAEATPAAKKAEHKAKAKKEAKPKAEAHEKKAAAPKAAAKHKASKPADKGKKKK
- the rpmA gene encoding 50S ribosomal protein L27, translated to MAHKKGLGSSRNGRDSNSQRLGVKAFGGQLVSGGTIIVRQRGTRIKPGLNVGRGKDDTLFAKITGVIKFQDKGSMGRYVTVVPVDEPAKA
- the obgE gene encoding GTPase ObgE encodes the protein MFIDEAKIRVKAGDGGNGCVAFRREKFVPRGGPSGGDGGKGGDVYLESSERHNTLVHFRFNPEYKAERGRHGEGSNKTGRDGADIVLKVPVGTVVYDEDTGERVHDFARADERICIARGGRGGRGNARFATSTHQAPRESEPGRPGEERHLRLELKLLADVGLVGYPNVGKSTLISRISAARPKIADYPFTTLQPNLGVVAVGEAAEMFSFVVADIPGLIEGAHAGAGLGTQFLKHIERTRLLVHLVDVSEASGRPDPVEDFNVIMNELESFGAGLERKPMMVVASKLDIADRKSRDSKLARLRRHARKLKLEFHAISAVAGEGIDELKYAMAERVRRLRSRVTALAADSRG
- the nadD gene encoding nicotinate-nucleotide adenylyltransferase codes for the protein MRIALFGGTFDPVHRGHLAVARAAIRRYRLDRVLFAPADLPPHKLKRPLTPFFHRLAMLALAVSGEGRFVVSAVDAAGKRTRASYSIETVRRLKRRLGKRDRLFFLIGMDAFKDIATWYRPEALLKECDFIVASRPGFSLKDAFDALPLRLKPKAIVDRKRHAIALGKTTVYLMGGVRVPVSATEVRAAARRGKSLATLVPARVAAYIRRAGLYKR
- the rsfS gene encoding ribosome silencing factor, whose protein sequence is MSTAQIRRQVAQAIAACQSKKAENLTVLQMDAAASAFTDYFVLCTGLNPRQIQAISDEVEEKLEKAGLRPTHVEGYHQAEWVLLDYVDFVVHVFSERARNYYDLERLWKSARRLDPATLKVAVPRARTGARRAAKPRKTVSRRRR
- a CDS encoding sigma-54 dependent transcriptional regulator is translated as MPRDGRSAGASEILHTWIAADPKSVRLLEQVKRVAASSSTVLIRGESGTGKDLLATLLHYLSAGRAEPLVKIDCASLPPELVESELFGYERGAFTGATQMKRGRLEMAGAGSIVLDEVAALPLAVQAKILRAVEEKRCERLGGDRPLRLAARIIALTSADLEHAVARHSFREDLFYRLNVIPLVIPPLRERPADIRPLALHFLKALAETHRRAGMRLAPATLHTFERYSFPGNVRELRNLIERAVVYGTAPEIQPEDLPATVREGRERRMTLAEMERAYIAEVLDAVRGKKSKAAEILGISRKTLLEKRKKYGLD
- a CDS encoding 23S rRNA (pseudouridine(1915)-N(3))-methyltransferase RlmH — encoded protein: MKLHIAWIGKTKESAIRALTEEYLKRLGRYTPTEPHELADEAALLKLVEKSSGRTRPTFVVLDEKGRQFTSQDFADLLRDQQQRGAQNLIFAVGPADGFAHNTRHVADLVVSFGKITLAHELARVVLLEQLYRGFTILHGHPYHRSSG
- the cobO gene encoding cob(I)yrinic acid a,c-diamide adenosyltransferase — encoded protein: MASGRQNPLEKRKTRNGKRGTGVMADVRRGLIIVHTGPGKGKTTAAMGTALRAVGQGMKVLMLQFLKGSWHYGELDAVQAFGDKFVMKQMGRGFVKVGGAEPDPEDVRMVAEAWAEAEKAILSGDWDLVILDEINYAISYGMLDPAKVVETLKKKPEMVHVILTGRNAHPTIVELADTVTEMRQVKHAYEKGVMAQRGIEY